In Apium graveolens cultivar Ventura unplaced genomic scaffold, ASM990537v1 ctg7030, whole genome shotgun sequence, the genomic stretch ATCTTGTACTGTTGGTTCGATTCAACAAGTCCAAAGCCATAATATCCCTTTAAATATGATACTCTGGTGTACTCGGAATCTTGAAGGCGTATGTACTCTTGTGTAATTGGATTGCATACATATGCTGAATCATCATAACTATCTTCTAAGCATATTAACCCATTAACTGATCCAATTAACCCCACATAGTCTCCCAAGGCAAGTCCCGGGGAAAATCTCATCATAGGCTCGTGATGAATATCATGTTGGCGATGTTGGTCATCTAGTTCAACCACTGCAAGGTCACCATCATTGTCATCATCTACGTCCTCGGCGTCTCCTTGATGAAGTAAAAGCATTTTAGATGATATAGAGAGATGCAGACGCGAAAAAAATGGTCCTGAAACTATATTACACCATCTTTTGCACACGCTTTTGCATGACACTATTGTCCTCACAGGAGTTCTTGATATAATTTCAGCAATCAATTCTTCTGGTAAGTCCATAGTGGAGAATTTGTCACTGCACACCTTGcatcaaataaaataattcttTTCAGTGAAGAAATATATCATTGACTAATTTTATAAATCTCAAACAAAACAAAGAATCATTATGCAAATGCACCTCTATCTTCATTCAAATTtccaaaataaaaaaattcatatATCATGATTTGTTAAATATTAGCTAGGATATGACACAAGTGAGATCATGTCACAATGGTGACATCATAATTAATGTAGCAAGAGGAGCCACCAAGTGACAAAAGCAAGCTTTAAAGAGAAGCTATGTTTTTTTATATAAAGAGACTTACTCTTCCTTCTTGTATAACAAAGCACAACAGAAAATGCAGCAGAAGTGGTAGTATAGACAATACACACAGTTCACTGTATTCTTGTGTTCATTATCTTGCTCTGTAGTAGTATAGCAATGCACACAGTTAACTGTACTCTTGTGTTCATTATCTTTCTCTCCTTCTTTTCTTATAGTCATATACATAATATTGTGACATGATTATATTCTAAAGAAAATCATGTCTTGACTTAAATTTATTAACAATTAACATACTAAGTCCCAATGTATTAAAAATTTAATAGATTAAATGGCTTGATTTGGAATCCAATCTATTTGACCGAGGCCAAATTAATAAAACCCTTTTATTCTTAAAACTTTCATCCTGATTCTAATGGGAATATTTCCCCTGTGATGAGCTCTAGTGATGCGCTCTTCAATCCAACATACAAGTGGAATCCCAAGGGGGGTGTATTAACACATACATGAACAGAGTAATCGAGAAATTCTTTTATATATCTAGCTCtgaaaatttcaaattattaattCTTCACTTAGTAATCATTGAAAAGTTTGTTAATTAATAGAATCACGAAATTTAATAGTAAGATATGAAAAAATAAAGTATTAATTCAGAAAATACCTCTTACAAGGGCTTGGAGTAGAAAGAAGAGGCAAGGCTACGGTTTCGTGCACAGTAGAAATTTGGAAGCACAAACGGTGAGTAGATTTCGAGCCGAAGGAACTCAGAAGCACATGCGTTGGAATTTTTTTACACGGTTATGTATAACAATTCATTTCTATGTTTGCTACATGGCATTGGGATATCAAGTCAGTAAAGTACTCTATACTAGGAAATAGGCAGCGTATCGTATGGGCTAATATTTTTGGTCCGAACTACAAGTTAGTAAAAGGACCGCGTTTCGTGTAGGCCTATAATATTATTGGTCTGAAGTTCAAGtcattaattattttctaatcGAAAAATGTAAGAAAACAACTACTTCAACGTCCTCGTGAAAACGATCCCAATTTATAATATCGTCGATAGTACggttataaaaaataaaaatggtACTTTATCTTTAATTTCTCACAATTTCCAAAATCAACATATATTATCTACCTTATCATTAAATGATATAAAATGTAAGTTCGGATTTTGAATCAATATTTAAGGAGCGTATACTTCTACATTTTAAAGCACGTTTCTTCGGGTAATACCCTGTTGTAAATTTCACCTTTTCTTAAATTTTCCTTGTCATCCATTGTGGTGCCTTGTCCCGAAAGGAGTACTAACAATGACTCTTAAGAACACTTGCAATGTGGGAACAAAATTAATTAACATATATACATAATCATATACATGTGGGCACAAATTAGAACCAATCCTTAAAATAGAATCTCATAATCATGTGAATTCTGCTGCATAACCCTAAATTTTAAATAGATTTTTAAAATCTAAACATATATACATCACTTTCGtaagtttaaaaatattttgaacaTATGCTTAAAATTCAGACCACACAGCCCATGAGAGTCGGCGCCCTAACTTCATCAAACCCTAGCCGCCCTACCTTCTTGTTCACCTTTATACCCATCTCTATCTCCATATTCATCTACATCTTCTCCTTTTATtcactttttctttaataaaatcgagatttgttttacaaaactcgaaaaatccattacagttcttcactttagttttaagatctactaaggtaagagtctggattttataataaattcagtttttggattcaaaatctgcggtctaacaacatattacaatttggtgttattccgagatttttgaattttgggttGTTTTCGTATTATTCTGTTTAAGTTATTATTTGTGTGGTTGATTGTCTCGCTTTATGCGATGTGTCTCGCTTTGTGCGAtgtggtggttgtgttgaaaataaattggatggtgtattgggagatctggatatctcgcatcaacaacactttcggcaggtctatagctggtgtccgacaggtagatagctggggtgcgtttggaacggtggtgaaaatcacatgtgctcacctctcacaaaaaatatttgttcataacatgaggcctctaaactcagttgttgcaactgagtcctctgaacgttgcaatatcaatcgaattaatgtgagggtcaattgtgaaactactgttttcgggggagatgcgtgctggattgtccgggaaaccattaccttcatttttaattttcagaatatgtgtattcagtttgttaagcaatccggaaacaaaacagctaattatttagctctatttgtttttcaacctggttgcatgatcagttgggggtttgtcccgattgaATCTCTTTCAAGTTATTAATAAAATCTGctttaaatttggcaaaaaaaagACCACACAACCCTCATTGTGATATTGTTCTTTAActattttctcacctactttgtAAATAACTGAGGAGTCCTATAATCAATTAGTCTTATTGCACGATTCATATCACTGACAAAATCAGATTAAGAAAATCCTTTGTTATCTTGCAACTGTGTAAAAAAGGAGTCATATTGGTTCATTTGTAAATGAGTATGAAAAGGGCAAGATCTTTCGAAACATAATAATTTACCCACTAATATTAAAAAAACCTAAGcatctatactctttattaataagcgaaactatgcataatttggtgctaaaagtacccaagtaccaaattttggtacttacaTGACATAAGTTGACTTTTATTCTCTATCAACTTTGTTTTTAACACAAGTCGACTTttattctttgtaaattttatttgttttaagTTAGTATTCATCCAATCGtcttttaatttataaaataaaaatattttttaaacgatttttaaattatattaaatattattaagttatgttaaattaagtaaaataacttatatttatttttaattttagaaaaactaaAAACTACTAACACGAATCGACTTATtttctgtaaactttatttatttataattatattaaaaatttattaagttacgataaattaagtaaaataacatatatttactttattttgaaaaactactaactacaaagtaaactattaacacgaattgacttctaTTCTGTGTAAACTTTATCATTTGtagtattatttttaaaataaataatactccgggaggagaatttatgattatgcctcatgaGTCGGAGCCTCttgcttaaatgcggtttaccttggttcaacgctattgcgtgagcccgtagggttaaccagtgcgcacccgaagccCGAAGGATaacggctgcgggttacctacgaaaaaaattattgatttaatGATCGTATGTACTGTCCATCACAACGTTTATgtactttaaattaaaaaatcacattttaacagtaacaaatttatgacatgtatttagattatatttagtaatattaaattaagtttaataacatatatttacttttaatttgtaaattaatttttatcgataattaagtaatattaaataaactatattaaaaggctaattataagataatttccaaattatattaattaatattaaattatctaaagaacatatatttggttcataagatagagatacaattcgtttcacaaaaataaaactaatattgTACTTGGTAAACAGATTGCTTAGAATCTTCTGAAAAATCGTCAATAATTAGTGTTATAACTTTTGAGTTATTAAAGAACCATTTACCTTCTGTTGTAAAAATCGGAGATCGGGGAAGATCGGTCTAGCTACCGATTTGGGATTAGTTCAAAGTCGAG encodes the following:
- the LOC141703722 gene encoding F-box/kelch-repeat protein At3g23880-like, with translation MDLPEELIAEIISRTPVRTIVSCKSVCKRWCNIVSGPFFSRLHLSISSKMLLLHQGDAEDVDDDNDGDLAVVELDDQHRQHDIHHEPMMRFSPGLALGDYVGLIGSVNGLICLEDSYDDSAYVCNPITQEYIRLQDSEYTRVSYLKGYYGFGLVESNQQYKIVRFYKGRFPSTEYDLGSEVYTLGTGMWRDLGHVPFHLNEHDRGHY